Proteins found in one Triticum aestivum cultivar Chinese Spring chromosome 4D, IWGSC CS RefSeq v2.1, whole genome shotgun sequence genomic segment:
- the LOC123096754 gene encoding serine/arginine repetitive matrix protein 2 isoform X8, with translation MVRSRSPKGGDDGRRRSTPRRSSDEQGGRKEKGPISLLVRNIPHNCRYEDLRVPFAKFGPVRDIYMPKDYYSGEPKGFAFIEFFDSHDASEAQYHMNHKLFCGREIKVEPATDKRKRPEDMRRRTGVRVHSGSKGHDLSRHGRSRSRSHSRSPRQGGRDRSRSHSPAPRRHGDYSASPKRKEECQAKSSGQSKEHDNDKKLGSCTPGGRSERHDTDNDSNERRATPNYSAAPKRTEACQTKSPRQANEHDEDKKHISFSPDRNNHRDADNGHNERDDYSTSSKRKGERLSKSLRLSKEHDEDKKRRSYSRDDRSDCRDADNSFKESRATTDAKRSCPRQRSPRPSAGSHSRRRDAYSASPKGKEERREQSPRQSKVHDKHRKRRSNTPDDRNDCHGADHSHNEMQGDCSTSPKIKEERQAKSSRESEEYNKDTKGRSCAPHDRNDHHDAVNGSREKPVTPDDEGSHACRRSPRPSSGSRSRKRDDCSASPKKKEESWAKSPKQSIEYKDEKRRSCTADDINGRHHAVNCYKKKRDGYSASPKIKEECRAESPRPTKEREDNGGIDRTDADNGYNERRAGPDSASQKRMEKPPQAKSQSQSKEYDNGKNRSYTHDDGKECRDADNVSKERKDYSAAGKRKEERQASLPRQSKEHDEHKKRGSYTRDDRNDLRDADNGSKERRKDYSASGKRKEERQASLPRQSKEHEEHKKRGCYTRDDRNDLCDADNGSKERKDYSAAGKRKEERQASLPRQSKEHDEHKKRGSYTPDDRDDPRDADNGSKERNDYSASRKRMEDYRAKSSRQSNEHDDDKKRGSYTPDDRSHRSDADNRSRERRGDFSASGQRKEEYLGKSPRQLKEHGDNKKRGSYTPADRNDLRDVDNGCNEKLATDDGSRSPCPGRRSPRPS, from the exons ATGGTGAGGAGCCGCTCTCCCAAGGGCGGAGATGACGGCAGGCGACGAAGCACTCCTAGGAGAAGTTCtgatgagcaaggaggaaggaaGGAAAAAGGTCCTATAAGCCTCTTGGTGCGTAACATCCCTCATAACTGCAG ATATGAAGATCTTCGAGTTCCTTTTGCAAAGTTTGGTCCTGTTCGGGATATTTACATGCCAAAAGATTACTACAGTGG GGAGCCAAAAGGGTTTGCTTTTATTGAGTTTTTTGACTCCCATGATGCTTCTGAGGCGCAATATCACATGAACCATAAGTTGTTTTGCGGACGTGAGATTAAAGTTGAGCCTGCCACAGATAAACGGAAAAGGCCCGAAGACATGCGTAGACGAACTGGAGTAAG AGTTCATTCTGGTTCTAAAGGGCACGATCTTTCTCGCCATG GACGGTCTCGTTCTCGTTCACACTCCCGTTCTCCTCGCCAAGGTGGTCGTGATAGATCACG GTCACATTCTCCTGCCCCAAGAAGGCATGGTGACTACTCTGCTTCACCAAAGAGAAAGGAAGAGTGCCAGGCAAAATCATCAGGACAATCAAAAGAACATGACAACGATAAGAAGCTGGGATCCTGTACTCCTGGTGGTAGAAGTGAACGTCATGACACTGATAATGATTCCAATGA GAGGCGGGCAACACCTAACTATTCTGCTGCACCAAAGAGAACGGAAGCGTGCCAGACAAAATCACCAAGGCAGGCAAATGAACATGATGAGGATAAGAAGCATATATCTTTTAGTCCTGATAGAAACAACCACCGTGATGCTGACAATGGCCACAATGA GCGAGATGACTACTCTACTTCATCAAAGAGAAAGGGAGAACGCTTGTCAAAATCACTAAGATTGTCCAAAGAACATGATGAGGATAAGAAGCGGAGATCCTATAGTCGTGATGATCGAAGTGACTGCCGTGATGCTGATAATAGTTTCAAAGA GAGCCGGGCAACAACTGATGCTAAGAGATCCTGTCCCCGCCAGAGGTCACCCAGACCATCCGCTGGATCACACTCAAGAAGGCGAGATGCCTACTCTGCTTCCCCAAAGGGAAAAGAAGAGCGTCGGGAACAATCACCAAGACAGTCAAAAGTACATGATAAACATAGGAAGCGGAGATCCAATACTCCTGATGATAGAAATGACTGTCATGGTGCTGATCATAGTCACAACGA AATGCAAGGTGACTGCTCTACTTCACCAAAGATTAAGGAAGAGCGCCAGGCAAAATCATCAAGAGAGTCAGAAGAATATAACAAGGATACAAAGGGGAGATCCTGTGCCCCTCATGATAGAAATGACCACCATGATGCAGTTAATGGTTCCAGAGA GAAGCCGGTAACACCTGACGATGAGGGGTCCCATGCCTGCCGGAGGTCACCCAGACCATCTTCTGGATCACGCTCAAGAAAGCGAGATGACTGTTCTGCTTCcccaaagaaaaaggaagagagctGGGCAAAGTCACCAAAGCAGTCCATTGAATACAAGGATGAAAAGAGGAGGTCATGTACTGCTGATGATATAAATGGCCGACATCATGCTGTTAATTGTTACAAGAA AAAGCGAGATGGCTACTCTGCTTCCCCAAAGATAAAGGAGGAGTGCAGGGCGGAATCACCACGACCGACAAAAGAACGTGAGGATAATGGTGGAATAGACCGTACTGATGCTGACAATGGCTACAATGA GAGGCGTGCAGGACCTGACTCTGCTTCACAGAAGAGAATGGAAAAGCCTCCCCAAGCAAAATCACAAAGCCAGTCGAAAGAATATGATAACGGTAAGAACAGATCCTATACCCATGATGATGGAAAGGAGTGCCGCGATGCTGATAATGTTTCCAAAGA GCGAAAGGACTACTCAGCTGCTGGAAAGAGAAAGGAAGAGCGCCAGGCAAGTTTACCAAGACAATCAAAGGAACATGATGAACATAAGAAGAGGGGATCCTATACTCGTGATGATAGAAATGACCTCCGTGATGCTGATAATGGTTCCAAAGA AAGGCGAAAGGACTACTCAGCTTCTGGAAAGAGAAAGGAAGAGCGCCAGGCAAGTTTACCAAGACAATCAAAGGAACATGAGGAGCATAAGAAGAGGGGATGCTATACTCGTGATGATAGAAATGACCTCTGTGATGCTGATAATGGTTCCAAAGA GCGAAAGGACTACTCAGCTGCTGGAAAGAGAAAGGAAGAGCGCCAGGCAAGTTTACCAAGACAATCAAAGGAACATGATGAGCATAAGAAGAGGGGATCCTATACTCCTGATGATAGAGATGACCCCCGTGATGCTGATAATGGTTCCAAAGA GCGAAATGATTACTCAGCTTCCCGAAAGAGAATGGAGGACTACAGAGCAAAATCATCAAGACAATCAAACGAACATGATGATGATAAGAAAAGGGGATCGTATACTCCCGATGATAGAAGCCACCGCTCCGATGCTGATAATCGTTCGAGAGA AAGGCGAGGTGACTTCTCAGCTTCCGGACAGAGAAAGGAAGAGTACCTGGGAAAATCACCAAGACAGTTAAAGGAACATGGTGACAATAAGAAGAGGGGGTCATATACGCCTGCTGATAGAAATGACCTCCGTGATGTTGATAATGGTTGCAATGA GAAGCTGGCAACAGATGACGGTAGCCGTAGCCCCTGCCCTGGCCGGAGGTCGCCGCGACCATCTTAG
- the LOC123096754 gene encoding serine/arginine repetitive matrix protein 2 isoform X7 yields MVRSRSPKGGDDGRRRSTPRRSSDEQGGRKEKGPISLLVRNIPHNCRYEDLRVPFAKFGPVRDIYMPKDYYSGEPKGFAFIEFFDSHDASEAQYHMNHKLFCGREIKVEPATDKRKRPEDMRRRTGVRVHSGSKGHDLSRHGRSRSRSHSRSPRQGGRDRSRSHSPAPRRHGDYSASPKRKEECQAKSSGQSKEHDNDKKLGSCTPGGRSERHDTDNDSNERRATPNYSAAPKRTEACQTKSPRQANEHDEDKKHISFSPDRNNHRDADNGHNERDDYSTSSKRKGERLSKSLRLSKEHDEDKKRRSYSRDDRSDCRDADNSFKESRATTDAKRSCPRQRSPRPSAGSHSRRRDAYSASPKGKEERREQSPRQSKVHDKHRKRRSNTPDDRNDCHGADHSHNEMQGDCSTSPKIKEERQAKSSRESEEYNKDTKGRSCAPHDRNDHHDAVNGSREKPVTPDDEGSHACRRSPRPSSGSRSRKRDDCSASPKKKEESWAKSPKQSIEYKDEKRRSCTADDINGRHHAVNCYKKKRDGYSASPKIKEECRAESPRPTKEREDNGGIDRTDADNGYNERRAGPDSASQKRMEKPPQAKSQSQSKEYDNGKNRSYTHDDGKECRDADNVSKERKDYSAAGKRKEERQASLPRQSKEHDEHKKRGSYTRDDRNDLRDADNGSKERRKDYSASGKRKEERQASLPRQSKEHEEHKKRGCYTRDDRNDLCDADNGSKERRKDYSAAGKRKEERQASLPRQSKEHDEHKKRGSYTPDDRDDPRDADNGSKERNDYSASRKRMEDYRAKSSRQSNEHDDDKKRGSYTPDDRSHRSDADNRSRERGDFSASGQRKEEYLGKSPRQLKEHGDNKKRGSYTPADRNDLRDVDNGCNEKLATDDGSRSPCPGRRSPRPS; encoded by the exons ATGGTGAGGAGCCGCTCTCCCAAGGGCGGAGATGACGGCAGGCGACGAAGCACTCCTAGGAGAAGTTCtgatgagcaaggaggaaggaaGGAAAAAGGTCCTATAAGCCTCTTGGTGCGTAACATCCCTCATAACTGCAG ATATGAAGATCTTCGAGTTCCTTTTGCAAAGTTTGGTCCTGTTCGGGATATTTACATGCCAAAAGATTACTACAGTGG GGAGCCAAAAGGGTTTGCTTTTATTGAGTTTTTTGACTCCCATGATGCTTCTGAGGCGCAATATCACATGAACCATAAGTTGTTTTGCGGACGTGAGATTAAAGTTGAGCCTGCCACAGATAAACGGAAAAGGCCCGAAGACATGCGTAGACGAACTGGAGTAAG AGTTCATTCTGGTTCTAAAGGGCACGATCTTTCTCGCCATG GACGGTCTCGTTCTCGTTCACACTCCCGTTCTCCTCGCCAAGGTGGTCGTGATAGATCACG GTCACATTCTCCTGCCCCAAGAAGGCATGGTGACTACTCTGCTTCACCAAAGAGAAAGGAAGAGTGCCAGGCAAAATCATCAGGACAATCAAAAGAACATGACAACGATAAGAAGCTGGGATCCTGTACTCCTGGTGGTAGAAGTGAACGTCATGACACTGATAATGATTCCAATGA GAGGCGGGCAACACCTAACTATTCTGCTGCACCAAAGAGAACGGAAGCGTGCCAGACAAAATCACCAAGGCAGGCAAATGAACATGATGAGGATAAGAAGCATATATCTTTTAGTCCTGATAGAAACAACCACCGTGATGCTGACAATGGCCACAATGA GCGAGATGACTACTCTACTTCATCAAAGAGAAAGGGAGAACGCTTGTCAAAATCACTAAGATTGTCCAAAGAACATGATGAGGATAAGAAGCGGAGATCCTATAGTCGTGATGATCGAAGTGACTGCCGTGATGCTGATAATAGTTTCAAAGA GAGCCGGGCAACAACTGATGCTAAGAGATCCTGTCCCCGCCAGAGGTCACCCAGACCATCCGCTGGATCACACTCAAGAAGGCGAGATGCCTACTCTGCTTCCCCAAAGGGAAAAGAAGAGCGTCGGGAACAATCACCAAGACAGTCAAAAGTACATGATAAACATAGGAAGCGGAGATCCAATACTCCTGATGATAGAAATGACTGTCATGGTGCTGATCATAGTCACAACGA AATGCAAGGTGACTGCTCTACTTCACCAAAGATTAAGGAAGAGCGCCAGGCAAAATCATCAAGAGAGTCAGAAGAATATAACAAGGATACAAAGGGGAGATCCTGTGCCCCTCATGATAGAAATGACCACCATGATGCAGTTAATGGTTCCAGAGA GAAGCCGGTAACACCTGACGATGAGGGGTCCCATGCCTGCCGGAGGTCACCCAGACCATCTTCTGGATCACGCTCAAGAAAGCGAGATGACTGTTCTGCTTCcccaaagaaaaaggaagagagctGGGCAAAGTCACCAAAGCAGTCCATTGAATACAAGGATGAAAAGAGGAGGTCATGTACTGCTGATGATATAAATGGCCGACATCATGCTGTTAATTGTTACAAGAA AAAGCGAGATGGCTACTCTGCTTCCCCAAAGATAAAGGAGGAGTGCAGGGCGGAATCACCACGACCGACAAAAGAACGTGAGGATAATGGTGGAATAGACCGTACTGATGCTGACAATGGCTACAATGA GAGGCGTGCAGGACCTGACTCTGCTTCACAGAAGAGAATGGAAAAGCCTCCCCAAGCAAAATCACAAAGCCAGTCGAAAGAATATGATAACGGTAAGAACAGATCCTATACCCATGATGATGGAAAGGAGTGCCGCGATGCTGATAATGTTTCCAAAGA GCGAAAGGACTACTCAGCTGCTGGAAAGAGAAAGGAAGAGCGCCAGGCAAGTTTACCAAGACAATCAAAGGAACATGATGAACATAAGAAGAGGGGATCCTATACTCGTGATGATAGAAATGACCTCCGTGATGCTGATAATGGTTCCAAAGA AAGGCGAAAGGACTACTCAGCTTCTGGAAAGAGAAAGGAAGAGCGCCAGGCAAGTTTACCAAGACAATCAAAGGAACATGAGGAGCATAAGAAGAGGGGATGCTATACTCGTGATGATAGAAATGACCTCTGTGATGCTGATAATGGTTCCAAAGA AAGGCGAAAGGACTACTCAGCTGCTGGAAAGAGAAAGGAAGAGCGCCAGGCAAGTTTACCAAGACAATCAAAGGAACATGATGAGCATAAGAAGAGGGGATCCTATACTCCTGATGATAGAGATGACCCCCGTGATGCTGATAATGGTTCCAAAGA GCGAAATGATTACTCAGCTTCCCGAAAGAGAATGGAGGACTACAGAGCAAAATCATCAAGACAATCAAACGAACATGATGATGATAAGAAAAGGGGATCGTATACTCCCGATGATAGAAGCCACCGCTCCGATGCTGATAATCGTTCGAGAGA GCGAGGTGACTTCTCAGCTTCCGGACAGAGAAAGGAAGAGTACCTGGGAAAATCACCAAGACAGTTAAAGGAACATGGTGACAATAAGAAGAGGGGGTCATATACGCCTGCTGATAGAAATGACCTCCGTGATGTTGATAATGGTTGCAATGA GAAGCTGGCAACAGATGACGGTAGCCGTAGCCCCTGCCCTGGCCGGAGGTCGCCGCGACCATCTTAG
- the LOC123096754 gene encoding serine/arginine repetitive matrix protein 1 isoform X13 yields MVRSRSPKGGDDGRRRSTPRRSSDEQGGRKEKGPISLLVRNIPHNCRYEDLRVPFAKFGPVRDIYMPKDYYSGEPKGFAFIEFFDSHDASEAQYHMNHKLFCGREIKVEPATDKRKRPEDMRRRTGVRVHSGSKGHDLSRHGRSRSRSHSRSPRQGGRDRSRSHSPAPRRHGDYSASPKRKEECQAKSSGQSKEHDNDKKLGSCTPGGRSERHDTDNDSNERRATPNYSAAPKRTEACQTKSPRQANEHDEDKKHISFSPDRNNHRDADNGHNERDDYSTSSKRKGERLSKSLRLSKEHDEDKKRRSYSRDDRSDCRDADNSFKESRATTDAKRSCPRQRSPRPSAGSHSRRRDAYSASPKGKEERREQSPRQSKVHDKHRKRRSNTPDDRNDCHGADHSHNEMQGDCSTSPKIKEERQAKSSRESEEYNKDTKGRSCAPHDRNDHHDAVNGSREKPVTPDDEGSHACRRSPRPSSGSRSRKRDDCSASPKKKEESWAKSPKQSIEYKDEKRRSCTADDINGRHHAVNCYKKKRDGYSASPKIKEECRAESPRPTKEREDNGGIDRTDADNGYNERRAGPDSASQKRMEKPPQAKSQSQSKEYDNGKNRSYTHDDGKECRDADNVSKERKDYSAAGKRKEERQASLPRQSKEHDEHKKRGSYTRDDRNDLRDADNGSKERRNDYSASRKRMEDYRAKSSRQSNEHDDDKKRGSYTPDDRSHRSDADNRSRERRGDFSASGQRKEEYLGKSPRQLKEHGDNKKRGSYTPADRNDLRDVDNGCNEKLATDDGSRSPCPGRRSPRPS; encoded by the exons ATGGTGAGGAGCCGCTCTCCCAAGGGCGGAGATGACGGCAGGCGACGAAGCACTCCTAGGAGAAGTTCtgatgagcaaggaggaaggaaGGAAAAAGGTCCTATAAGCCTCTTGGTGCGTAACATCCCTCATAACTGCAG ATATGAAGATCTTCGAGTTCCTTTTGCAAAGTTTGGTCCTGTTCGGGATATTTACATGCCAAAAGATTACTACAGTGG GGAGCCAAAAGGGTTTGCTTTTATTGAGTTTTTTGACTCCCATGATGCTTCTGAGGCGCAATATCACATGAACCATAAGTTGTTTTGCGGACGTGAGATTAAAGTTGAGCCTGCCACAGATAAACGGAAAAGGCCCGAAGACATGCGTAGACGAACTGGAGTAAG AGTTCATTCTGGTTCTAAAGGGCACGATCTTTCTCGCCATG GACGGTCTCGTTCTCGTTCACACTCCCGTTCTCCTCGCCAAGGTGGTCGTGATAGATCACG GTCACATTCTCCTGCCCCAAGAAGGCATGGTGACTACTCTGCTTCACCAAAGAGAAAGGAAGAGTGCCAGGCAAAATCATCAGGACAATCAAAAGAACATGACAACGATAAGAAGCTGGGATCCTGTACTCCTGGTGGTAGAAGTGAACGTCATGACACTGATAATGATTCCAATGA GAGGCGGGCAACACCTAACTATTCTGCTGCACCAAAGAGAACGGAAGCGTGCCAGACAAAATCACCAAGGCAGGCAAATGAACATGATGAGGATAAGAAGCATATATCTTTTAGTCCTGATAGAAACAACCACCGTGATGCTGACAATGGCCACAATGA GCGAGATGACTACTCTACTTCATCAAAGAGAAAGGGAGAACGCTTGTCAAAATCACTAAGATTGTCCAAAGAACATGATGAGGATAAGAAGCGGAGATCCTATAGTCGTGATGATCGAAGTGACTGCCGTGATGCTGATAATAGTTTCAAAGA GAGCCGGGCAACAACTGATGCTAAGAGATCCTGTCCCCGCCAGAGGTCACCCAGACCATCCGCTGGATCACACTCAAGAAGGCGAGATGCCTACTCTGCTTCCCCAAAGGGAAAAGAAGAGCGTCGGGAACAATCACCAAGACAGTCAAAAGTACATGATAAACATAGGAAGCGGAGATCCAATACTCCTGATGATAGAAATGACTGTCATGGTGCTGATCATAGTCACAACGA AATGCAAGGTGACTGCTCTACTTCACCAAAGATTAAGGAAGAGCGCCAGGCAAAATCATCAAGAGAGTCAGAAGAATATAACAAGGATACAAAGGGGAGATCCTGTGCCCCTCATGATAGAAATGACCACCATGATGCAGTTAATGGTTCCAGAGA GAAGCCGGTAACACCTGACGATGAGGGGTCCCATGCCTGCCGGAGGTCACCCAGACCATCTTCTGGATCACGCTCAAGAAAGCGAGATGACTGTTCTGCTTCcccaaagaaaaaggaagagagctGGGCAAAGTCACCAAAGCAGTCCATTGAATACAAGGATGAAAAGAGGAGGTCATGTACTGCTGATGATATAAATGGCCGACATCATGCTGTTAATTGTTACAAGAA AAAGCGAGATGGCTACTCTGCTTCCCCAAAGATAAAGGAGGAGTGCAGGGCGGAATCACCACGACCGACAAAAGAACGTGAGGATAATGGTGGAATAGACCGTACTGATGCTGACAATGGCTACAATGA GAGGCGTGCAGGACCTGACTCTGCTTCACAGAAGAGAATGGAAAAGCCTCCCCAAGCAAAATCACAAAGCCAGTCGAAAGAATATGATAACGGTAAGAACAGATCCTATACCCATGATGATGGAAAGGAGTGCCGCGATGCTGATAATGTTTCCAAAGA GCGAAAGGACTACTCAGCTGCTGGAAAGAGAAAGGAAGAGCGCCAGGCAAGTTTACCAAGACAATCAAAGGAACATGATGAACATAAGAAGAGGGGATCCTATACTCGTGATGATAGAAATGACCTCCGTGATGCTGATAATGGTTCCAAAGA AAGGCGAAATGATTACTCAGCTTCCCGAAAGAGAATGGAGGACTACAGAGCAAAATCATCAAGACAATCAAACGAACATGATGATGATAAGAAAAGGGGATCGTATACTCCCGATGATAGAAGCCACCGCTCCGATGCTGATAATCGTTCGAGAGA AAGGCGAGGTGACTTCTCAGCTTCCGGACAGAGAAAGGAAGAGTACCTGGGAAAATCACCAAGACAGTTAAAGGAACATGGTGACAATAAGAAGAGGGGGTCATATACGCCTGCTGATAGAAATGACCTCCGTGATGTTGATAATGGTTGCAATGA GAAGCTGGCAACAGATGACGGTAGCCGTAGCCCCTGCCCTGGCCGGAGGTCGCCGCGACCATCTTAG
- the LOC123096754 gene encoding serine/arginine repetitive matrix protein 1 isoform X14 → MVRSRSPKGGDDGRRRSTPRRSSDEQGGRKEKGPISLLVRNIPHNCRYEDLRVPFAKFGPVRDIYMPKDYYSGEPKGFAFIEFFDSHDASEAQYHMNHKLFCGREIKVEPATDKRKRPEDMRRRTGVRVHSGSKGHDLSRHGRSRSRSHSRSPRQGGRDRSRSHSPAPRRHGDYSASPKRKEECQAKSSGQSKEHDNDKKLGSCTPGGRSERHDTDNDSNERRATPNYSAAPKRTEACQTKSPRQANEHDEDKKHISFSPDRNNHRDADNGHNERDDYSTSSKRKGERLSKSLRLSKEHDEDKKRRSYSRDDRSDCRDADNSFKESRATTDAKRSCPRQRSPRPSAGSHSRRRDAYSASPKGKEERREQSPRQSKVHDKHRKRRSNTPDDRNDCHGADHSHNEMQGDCSTSPKIKEERQAKSSRESEEYNKDTKGRSCAPHDRNDHHDAVNGSREKPVTPDDEGSHACRRSPRPSSGSRSRKRDDCSASPKKKEESWAKSPKQSIEYKDEKRRSCTADDINGRHHAVNCYKKKRDGYSASPKIKEECRAESPRPTKEREDNGGIDRTDADNGYNERRAGPDSASQKRMEKPPQAKSQSQSKEYDNGKNRSYTHDDGKECRDADNVSKERKDYSAAGKRKEERQASLPRQSKEHDEHKKRGSYTRDDRNDLRDADNGSKERRNDYSASRKRMEDYRAKSSRQSNEHDDDKKRGSYTPDDRSHRSDADNRSRERGDFSASGQRKEEYLGKSPRQLKEHGDNKKRGSYTPADRNDLRDVDNGCNEKLATDDGSRSPCPGRRSPRPS, encoded by the exons ATGGTGAGGAGCCGCTCTCCCAAGGGCGGAGATGACGGCAGGCGACGAAGCACTCCTAGGAGAAGTTCtgatgagcaaggaggaaggaaGGAAAAAGGTCCTATAAGCCTCTTGGTGCGTAACATCCCTCATAACTGCAG ATATGAAGATCTTCGAGTTCCTTTTGCAAAGTTTGGTCCTGTTCGGGATATTTACATGCCAAAAGATTACTACAGTGG GGAGCCAAAAGGGTTTGCTTTTATTGAGTTTTTTGACTCCCATGATGCTTCTGAGGCGCAATATCACATGAACCATAAGTTGTTTTGCGGACGTGAGATTAAAGTTGAGCCTGCCACAGATAAACGGAAAAGGCCCGAAGACATGCGTAGACGAACTGGAGTAAG AGTTCATTCTGGTTCTAAAGGGCACGATCTTTCTCGCCATG GACGGTCTCGTTCTCGTTCACACTCCCGTTCTCCTCGCCAAGGTGGTCGTGATAGATCACG GTCACATTCTCCTGCCCCAAGAAGGCATGGTGACTACTCTGCTTCACCAAAGAGAAAGGAAGAGTGCCAGGCAAAATCATCAGGACAATCAAAAGAACATGACAACGATAAGAAGCTGGGATCCTGTACTCCTGGTGGTAGAAGTGAACGTCATGACACTGATAATGATTCCAATGA GAGGCGGGCAACACCTAACTATTCTGCTGCACCAAAGAGAACGGAAGCGTGCCAGACAAAATCACCAAGGCAGGCAAATGAACATGATGAGGATAAGAAGCATATATCTTTTAGTCCTGATAGAAACAACCACCGTGATGCTGACAATGGCCACAATGA GCGAGATGACTACTCTACTTCATCAAAGAGAAAGGGAGAACGCTTGTCAAAATCACTAAGATTGTCCAAAGAACATGATGAGGATAAGAAGCGGAGATCCTATAGTCGTGATGATCGAAGTGACTGCCGTGATGCTGATAATAGTTTCAAAGA GAGCCGGGCAACAACTGATGCTAAGAGATCCTGTCCCCGCCAGAGGTCACCCAGACCATCCGCTGGATCACACTCAAGAAGGCGAGATGCCTACTCTGCTTCCCCAAAGGGAAAAGAAGAGCGTCGGGAACAATCACCAAGACAGTCAAAAGTACATGATAAACATAGGAAGCGGAGATCCAATACTCCTGATGATAGAAATGACTGTCATGGTGCTGATCATAGTCACAACGA AATGCAAGGTGACTGCTCTACTTCACCAAAGATTAAGGAAGAGCGCCAGGCAAAATCATCAAGAGAGTCAGAAGAATATAACAAGGATACAAAGGGGAGATCCTGTGCCCCTCATGATAGAAATGACCACCATGATGCAGTTAATGGTTCCAGAGA GAAGCCGGTAACACCTGACGATGAGGGGTCCCATGCCTGCCGGAGGTCACCCAGACCATCTTCTGGATCACGCTCAAGAAAGCGAGATGACTGTTCTGCTTCcccaaagaaaaaggaagagagctGGGCAAAGTCACCAAAGCAGTCCATTGAATACAAGGATGAAAAGAGGAGGTCATGTACTGCTGATGATATAAATGGCCGACATCATGCTGTTAATTGTTACAAGAA AAAGCGAGATGGCTACTCTGCTTCCCCAAAGATAAAGGAGGAGTGCAGGGCGGAATCACCACGACCGACAAAAGAACGTGAGGATAATGGTGGAATAGACCGTACTGATGCTGACAATGGCTACAATGA GAGGCGTGCAGGACCTGACTCTGCTTCACAGAAGAGAATGGAAAAGCCTCCCCAAGCAAAATCACAAAGCCAGTCGAAAGAATATGATAACGGTAAGAACAGATCCTATACCCATGATGATGGAAAGGAGTGCCGCGATGCTGATAATGTTTCCAAAGA GCGAAAGGACTACTCAGCTGCTGGAAAGAGAAAGGAAGAGCGCCAGGCAAGTTTACCAAGACAATCAAAGGAACATGATGAACATAAGAAGAGGGGATCCTATACTCGTGATGATAGAAATGACCTCCGTGATGCTGATAATGGTTCCAAAGA AAGGCGAAATGATTACTCAGCTTCCCGAAAGAGAATGGAGGACTACAGAGCAAAATCATCAAGACAATCAAACGAACATGATGATGATAAGAAAAGGGGATCGTATACTCCCGATGATAGAAGCCACCGCTCCGATGCTGATAATCGTTCGAGAGA GCGAGGTGACTTCTCAGCTTCCGGACAGAGAAAGGAAGAGTACCTGGGAAAATCACCAAGACAGTTAAAGGAACATGGTGACAATAAGAAGAGGGGGTCATATACGCCTGCTGATAGAAATGACCTCCGTGATGTTGATAATGGTTGCAATGA GAAGCTGGCAACAGATGACGGTAGCCGTAGCCCCTGCCCTGGCCGGAGGTCGCCGCGACCATCTTAG